A stretch of DNA from Schizosaccharomyces osmophilus chromosome 2, complete sequence:
TCGTCGCCGAATCAAAGTGGAAATTTAGATACTGTTGAGGAAATGCAATTGTTTCTAATTGAACTGTTATCCTTAAGTCCTGACACCTGCAAAAAGATATTCTTAAGCTACACGGATCAACTAAACGTTCATTTGCAGAATTGTTTAAAGCAGGCTGATAATGTCGATGCCCATAAATTAATTTACAACTGGCAGTTCAGTTTGTCCCTACAGTTTTGGTCTGAGGTAGTATGTCTTTTATGGGAAGATTTACAAATTATTTGCAAAGAGATCTCTCCTCAGTTAATTAATCTTATTTTAGATACCATGAGACTTATTCCAACAGAACAATATTATCCCCTGAGGCTGcgtcttctttcttcacTAGTTCGGATTTGTCGAAGCACTCATCTCTATATTCCCTTGTCTTCACAGTTTGTTGAAATGgctcctttctttttaaagaagagCCGTAACTTAACCCGTGGTGAGGATTCGGCGTATAGCTTCGACGTTTTAACGACATTACATATCCCTAAGGAATGTCTAGCTTCCCAATCCTATCGCAAGAATCTTAGGAAAACATACCTTTCAATGATGACGGAATATTATGCAACGTTTTCCAATTCAATCGCTTTCCCTGAATTAGTTGTTCCAGTCATTAGTCAGTTAcgaatttttgtttctcgTTAcccttttgaaaatagtATATCCCagtttttgcaaaaattaGAGGATACATATTCGTTCATTCAACAGAAACGTTTAAATATTGAGTTTACTCAGAAAGATCATTCACAAgtaattgcttttgagCGGGATCTTGACTGGCGAAGCACACCTATTGGCAAATCcgttaaataaaaatagagCAAACGGATATgtctttggtaaaaaatAACAGTTTGTTTACTCATTTACAGAAATTAAATGGAGAAAGGATTGGGTGCAAAATCATTTGGGTTAATAAGTATTACGGAAATTGGAAATAAAGTATACTAATAAAATGCAATTTAATCATCATTAGGGTGAATAGGATTTAGAAGCTTGATATATTCAATTGTCTAAGAATTATACAGTCATTAATTGTCATAGTCAAAGGAAGGAAGTTACAATGGAGTTCTTTTTGGGAATGGATCTTTTGCAGACAAAACAACAGTCATACGGTCACGAGAAACGTAACCACGCATATAGCCTTTACTAACCATGTTTGCCAAAATAGCCTCAACGTGTAGTAAATCGAGATCAGATCCAGCAACTTTTAAAGCGGTTTGAAAGACGGATGTGGGAAGCCGAGTtgatttttcaagaatGATCCATGTTTTTCGAAATAGATTTCGCAAACATAAATCTCTAGTCCCTTCCAAAGTCAAGTAGGTCTTTGTCTTGGCTAGCAaagattcatttttctttaaacaTTGACCAAAAGCCCCAAGATTTCCTTTCTTAATGGCGTGACATAACGGAACGTatatgttttttaaataagGGTATTTAGACAAAAATGTAGGACTGGGAAGTTGATGGTAGACTAGAATTCGAGTGGGGATCCAATAGGAAAGGATTAATTCTAAATTACGGTTATAATGCTTGTGACATAAGGAAAATGCGGTTTCCAACTCTGCAGATGCGTTCTTGTAGCTTTGATTTAGAAAGGCCACGATACCAAGGTAGTAACGGAAAATGACAATATGAGATTTGGGAAACAGAGAAATGTCTGGCAGTTCGACAACCTTCATTGCTCGCAAGACATTGTTCGTCAAATGAACGCAGTCTAAGCGTAAATATAACTTGAACAACAAACCCATGGTATAATAAGCACCCCATTTACGTGAAATAGCTAACGGTGCTCGATCATTGATACATATTGTAAAAGCCCTGTTAAGCAGTCGTGTAGCTAGTTCGAGGTGTGAATTTTCTTGTACAGGATCATTGGATATGAGTTTCATTTGTTGATTGCGAACAGACATAGTATTCTGAGCATGAATAGCAAGAAACCGCAAGTCTTTGCAGATTATGAACAGTACTGGCAAATGAACACCAGTGCAATTTCCTGAAGAGAATTCACGAAATATGTTTTGAGCAAGATCTACTTGAAGACGAAATGCAGCAACTGGGTCTCGATCACGGCATAAGGCAAGTAATACCTTTAAATGAAGCAAAACAGAGTCACTCCAATTCTGAAGAATGATGGATCGCTGCACTGTAAGTCCTAAAATGTCGTCGGAAGAATAAGTTCCCGGAACGTCGAAATTTAGGACGTCGCCTAGTTCTTTTCCCCAGGGAACCGACAGAAATTTTGCCAATACCATGCTGTTCGAACGTGCAACCGCATTATtgatagaagaaaagtaaatattCAAGGGCATTAACCGAGGTGTCGTCATTGTTAAAACGCTGAAGAAATAAGGAATGCTCggtcaaaaaagaaggagtTTTTTTCGTATTTATATGTagtttttgaagttttaGACGTCTTTGCGATCTTTTCAGtgaaatttccaaaaaaaaaaaaagtgcTCGTCAGTGTCGCGCTCCACGAACTATGCGACCTTTGTCCAGAGTAACAGCGTTACCTTAAGTTGGAGGATTTTTCATTGAACTCTGGTCTTGCAGTTCTTGAGACTGTTTCCGTTCGCGCTCAATCTTTTCACGGATTTCTGGAGTCATTACAACATCTTCAAGGGTATCTTGGTGCACTTTATAGATAGAGTATGCGAATGTACCAAGAGCGAGTCCACCTAATCCCAATGCCGTGatcaaatttttggtaCGGAAAGGTCGACGAGCATTTTCGAATGCTCTGCTATTTTGACTCATacttgaagaaaacagGGCGTGTTCAATGActttttttccaaacttCGTGTTTGGTTTTGGCAAGATGATTCGAAACGTCAGTGCTAGCTGGCTGGAATTCGTGTGCTAACTATCGTTATGAGGGTTTCTGTGCTAGAATAAAGCACAGTAtatctttgtttacaaaacaaatgaaaaatataaaaaaataataaataaaaggaacaaaaagtGGTAGGCAAT
This window harbors:
- the noc202 gene encoding Noc complex subunit Noc202, which translates into the protein MGKANKATKKFNKNHLKDTLQRRRQLAKEKRSHESKTKKSPTTQEEKSISDDPNKRFQREDVSEFYAKLDPSKAASRKSGDLVKEHDHAPLGNDKAQESEDGLLRYSGKELEAAIAFCRKLSGTEQPDSLISNLPEELNKKLTEMDFDQRSSFLQDCRKSFASLLMNEVLSSGGDIQVLSSVEEVISHIKNFSSFPPGFIAKACQIFISYPDAREQIQAIINNVCKASPSLIVTTFQHFYVQLLSFFKSSPNQSGNLDTVEEMQLFLIELLSLSPDTCKKIFLSYTDQLNVHLQNCLKQADNVDAHKLIYNWQFSLSLQFWSEVVCLLWEDLQIICKEISPQLINLILDTMRLIPTEQYYPLRLRLLSSLVRICRSTHLYIPLSSQFVEMAPFFLKKSRNLTRGEDSAYSFDVLTTLHIPKECLASQSYRKNLRKTYLSMMTEYYATFSNSIAFPELVVPVISQLRIFVSRYPFENSISQFLQKLEDTYSFIQQKRLNIEFTQKDHSQVIAFERDLDWRSTPIGKSVK
- a CDS encoding TREX2 complex subunit-like (poorly characterized, implicated in transcription or splicing), with the translated sequence MTTPRLMPLNIYFSSINNAVARSNSMVLAKFLSVPWGKELGDVLNFDVPGTYSSDDILGLTVQRSIILQNWSDSVLLHLKVLLALCRDRDPVAAFRLQVDLAQNIFREFSSGNCTGVHLPVLFIICKDLRFLAIHAQNTMSVRNQQMKLISNDPVQENSHLELATRLLNRAFTICINDRAPLAISRKWGAYYTMGLLFKLYLRLDCVHLTNNVLRAMKVVELPDISLFPKSHIVIFRYYLGIVAFLNQSYKNASAELETAFSLCHKHYNRNLELILSYWIPTRILVYHQLPSPTFLSKYPYLKNIYVPLCHAIKKGNLGAFGQCLKKNESLLAKTKTYLTLEGTRDLCLRNLFRKTWIILEKSTRLPTSVFQTALKVAGSDLDLLHVEAILANMVSKGYMRGYVSRDRMTVVLSAKDPFPKRTPL
- the coa3 gene encoding cytochrome c oxidase assembly protein Coa3 yields the protein MSQNSRAFENARRPFRTKNLITALGLGGLALGTFAYSIYKVHQDTLEDVVMTPEIREKIERERKQSQELQDQSSMKNPPT